In one window of Notolabrus celidotus isolate fNotCel1 chromosome 15, fNotCel1.pri, whole genome shotgun sequence DNA:
- the mpz gene encoding myelin protein P0: MLTFLALASVVLLGIVPEQSQAIVIYTGWERHALLGSDVRLSCSFFSWRWTSDDVTFSWTYRPDGSRDSISIFHYTGGAAYVDNKGPFRDRVEFVGNPGRRDGSILIKSLEFSDNGTFTCDAKNPPDIVGRPSSVRLLVFEKVPIQAGVITGAIIGVVLGLLVLIVVIYYLMRFLVARRVFSLSVSKHGKKKKEGSQQRQLWTPPPLTCYPLP; encoded by the exons ATGCTGACGTTTTTGGCGCTGGCGTCGGTTGTCCTCCTGGGAATag TGCCTGAGCAGTCCCAGGCCATAGTGATCTACACCGGCTGGGAGCGCCACGCCCTGCTGGGCTCCGACGTCCGGCTGTCCTGCTCCTTCTTCTCCTGGCGCTGGACCTCTGATGACGTCACCTTCTCCTGGACGTACAGACCCGATGGCTCCCGGGACAGCATCTCt ATCTTCCACTACACGGGTGGAGCCGCCTACGTCGACAACAAGGGCCCGTTCAGGGACAGGGTGGAGTTTGTGGGGAACCCCGGCCGCCGTGATGGCTCCATCCTGATCAAGAGCCTGGAGTTCAGCGACAACGGCACCTTCACCTGCGACGCCAAGAACCCCCCTGACATAGTGGGCCGGCCCTCCAGCGTGCGCCTGCTGGTCTTTGAGAAGG TGCCCATCCAGGCCGGTGTGATCACAGGAGCCATCATCGGGGTGGTGCTGGGCCTGCTGGTGCTCATTGTGGTCATCTACTACCTGATGAGGTTCCTGGTGGCGCGCCGCGTCTTCAGCCTTAGCGTCAG CAAACATggcaagaaaaagaaagagggatcACAGCAGAGACAG CTCTGGACTCCGCCCCCTCTCACTTGCTACCCCCTCCCTTAA